The genomic interval AAGTTTCTATTAACAACGctgcaaccaccccaaattcttctttgaCTTCTTCCCTATACTTTCCCATCACTAGcaatcctctttccctgaacttgtaTCCATTTTCTATAACCATCCCTAGCTCCTGCTGATGTCTACCCCTGCAGTAAGAGCGATGTGAACTGACTGTACCAAAAAAGGCAGatggtttttatagggctgtaACATCACAGGTCCGGCTGGCTGCTTATTAGCTTCAcgcttggcattgtgggtgattccatattcccagagttccctgccccttTTTCTAACATgtgcagcggccattttattaaaaaatctgATTTGATGAATcaaagcgtgaggaaatccagattcttggTGAATCGAAGATTTCCTGAATTTCGGATCGAGTTCCACTTCTTCCGcttcgattcactcatctctaggagTACTCATCAAAATACAAAGGttatgagatgaccagcttttaaaTAAGTTTTTGATATTCTGTTTCTAGCTATATGTCTCTATGGCTAACTACACAGGATTTGTGTTGTGAATTGTATCCTGTGAAAAGTTGTGCCACAATTTCATGATATTCTTTTACATTGCATTGAAAATGCATTGAAAGTTAAGTTAAAGGTAGACATATCTTTGTTGTATCATAAAATGGACGGAGCAACTTTAGCTTCAATAACTCACGTCACAATGTTTTGATACAATTTCGCTACTTTTTTGAaatttcttgttatacatttctTAACATCTTTATTTCTGATGCTGTAGATGATGGGATTCAACATTGGAGTGACCACCGTATAAAGAACAGACACAATCTTGTCGGATTCCACAGAGTGTGAAGATGGAGGCTGAAGATAGATGGACATAATGGTTCCATAATAAAGGCTGACAACGGCGAGGTGGGAGACACATGTAGAAAAAACTGCATGCCTTCGTTGTGAGGAACGAATTCTTAAAATGGTGGAGATGATGTACACGTAGGAAACCAATGTCAAGAGAAAGGAACATAAAACTATGAGACTGGCTGTTACATACAATGATATCTCATTAAGCCATGGATCTGTGCAGGACAGTCTCAAAAAGGGAGGTACTTCACAAAAGAAATGGTTGACATGATGAGTCCTACAGAAGGGAAGTCTCCAAGTAATTGGAATTTGTATAGAAGAGTTTGTGAAACCTACAATCCATGGTATTATGGCTAAGATGATGCAAAACCTCATGTTCATAATACTACTGTAATGCAAAGGTCTACAAATGGCTACAAACCTATCATAAGCCATAATGGCAAGTAAAATGCACTCTCCTGCCCCAAGTCCTAAATACAAGAACATCTGGAAAACACAAGCCCCTACTGAAATACTCTTGTCTATGGATAAAGTGTTTTTGAGGATTAGAGGAGCTACAGTGGTAGAAAAACAGATGTCAAAGAAAGAAAGATTACACAGGAAGAAGTACATAGGAGTGTGTAAGGTTGGGCTGGTCCTCACCGTGATGAGAAGAAGACAATTTCCTGCCAATGTGATAATATACATGACCAAGAATAGAAGAAACCCTATAACCTTAATATGAGGACTAGTAGATAATCCAACTAGATAGAACCAACTTGGAAGAGTTTGATTGACGTTCTCCATAGATTCACTCAGAACCTTGAAGAAAGAACAAAGTTGAAGACTAGTTGGTGCTAATATACAGAAGAAGAATAACAGGCCCCAAGTGTAGACCACTGAAAGTGGCACCAAAAATTAAGGAACTGTGATTCGTTGTTATGATGTCCTACTCAAACTATTCAATAACCAACTTCTTGTATCAACCTCTACCATGGGCATCAAAGTCAAAGAAAAATTAATTGGACCTCTTTGTTAAAGAATTCCCCAAGATCTAATAGGCAAAAAATATTATTTACCTGGATGTTTCACTTCGCTTTTCAGAAAGTGATCTTTGGACATGTAAGAGTAGAACATTTGGCACAAATCATTGCACCAGATCTTCACTTCAATTGTGACGCATGTTGGAGGGAACATCATGGTTTGAGTTCACTTGGTTGCTACAGGACCTGGACTCCTTCCAATCATCGAGGGAACAATGAATTCCAAGGTGTATCAATGCATGTTACCGGAGAACGTAATCTCAGCCATCTGTGACCCTAAGCTGTAGAGACATTGCGTGTGACAACAAGGCCATAACCCGAAGCAAGCAAGTAAATAACGTAAAGAACTGTTAAAAAGTAAGACTTGTAATTTGCATTAGTCAACTAAAAGTCCTGACTACAATGCCATGGAAATGGTGTATTGTaacgtgagcatgcgcagtacactctgtactccattgaactacaggagcgtactgcgcatgcttgcgtaagcggccacaaaaaaatgactgCTGGCatgtgcactcagctctgcttgcgGCCCGAtggcggagccgactgcgcaggcgtacaagtgtgaccccagcaccgaaagaagaagatggagaggctgttgctgataaagatggaggtggcgctggagagagttctctcgcagcattggggacgcccccagtgctgtttgagcacgccCCTCAGTGTtgcgagataactaatttgcataccgacgaaaaatggatttttaaccgaacggcagcatgtaaaagacttctaaaggtaggagaagaatagcgttgaaaaaaaaaaaaagtttttaatggtagaatacctttaatTTAGTATATTATgacttttattataatattttttgtACAATTCTGGCTTTAACCTACCTTGAAGCCATCTGGGTTTCATTTCAAAAAGAAAATGCTAATTTTATGTAACAACGACAATAACAACAACAGTAATAATTAAATATTCGAATAATTTCTAAAATAATataatgaaatttttttaaaggaatttgtcacagattattacatttttttccactgcgtCTGGCTGGATTGCTGGAGAGGTTCCAATGAGTAGTAACATTACtgaggtgtatatatgtatatattaggtATCACAAACATCTTCCTTCATTATTTTAATGAGTGGTTGGAGATTTGATGGAAAATTATAAATCTCTCGATACCCACTTACCTTAAGAATAGCAAAATTATCTTAAGGGATCCTTAACCCGTAAGAAGGTCATTTTTTTTGTAGAGTATTGCAAACTGAAGCTGAAGCCAGACATTTTATGTAGTGCCTGATCCACCAAGTTTAAAAAatgtgaatttttaaaaaaaatgtaattaaaaaaaaaatatcttccccatttttcaaataaaaattaataagcaGAAGAAACAATAATTTTACTTACCGTTGAATCTGAAAATGCTcatgttattaaaatataaaagtatttatcCAAGTCAGTGAACGCTATAGTGGGGcataggtggtggtgggggaggggtTTGAAATTCCTGAATCCCTGTTTTTTTGGTAGTTTATCTTTCAAAAGATTGAATACAAATTCATCAAAGCATCACATATTTGCTAAAATGATGTCAATGAAACCTATAGCTCACCCTGCAAAAAAAGGAGCCCTTACACAAATCCATAGATaggaatataaaaaagttatactATCAAAAATTGGTGATGCAAAGAATTGTTTAACATGAGGAGgctatacagtgacccagtggcagagtgtggaggtggcagcagcgtgaggaggccatacagtgacccagtggcagagtgtggaggtggcagcagcgtgaggaggccatacagtgacccagtggcagagtgtggaggtggcagcagcgtgacgaggccatacagt from Leptodactylus fuscus isolate aLepFus1 chromosome 7, aLepFus1.hap2, whole genome shotgun sequence carries:
- the LOC142213390 gene encoding olfactory receptor 2G3-like, producing MENVNQTLPSWFYLVGLSTSPHIKVIGFLLFLVMYIITLAGNCLLLITVRTSPTLHTPMYFFLCNLSFFDICFSTTVAPLILKNTLSIDKSISVGACVFQMFLYLGLGAGECILLAIMAYDRFVAICRPLHYSSIMNMRFCIILAIIPWIVGFTNSSIQIPITWRLPFCRTHHVNHFFCEVPPFLRLSCTDPWLNEISLYVTASLIVLCSFLLTLVSYVYIISTILRIRSSQRRHAVFSTCVSHLAVVSLYYGTIMSIYLQPPSSHSVESDKIVSVLYTVVTPMLNPIIYSIRNKDVKKCITRNFKKVAKLYQNIVT